One genomic region from Prochlorococcus marinus str. SB encodes:
- a CDS encoding HNH endonuclease, with the protein MHRQDAIYLDQFCPKISNKNWRDSLNKVTNYKCVYCGKPSQSLDHLHPMSKGGISITSNCVPCCLSCNGKKSDSEVLSWYRKQNFYDPRRAMAIRAWFNNDLKLASVLLNYLN; encoded by the coding sequence ATGCATAGACAAGATGCAATTTACCTTGATCAGTTTTGTCCCAAGATAAGTAATAAAAATTGGAGAGATTCACTTAATAAAGTTACTAATTATAAATGTGTTTATTGCGGTAAACCCTCACAATCACTCGACCACCTTCACCCAATGTCAAAAGGGGGGATTAGCATTACAAGTAATTGTGTACCATGTTGTTTGTCATGTAATGGGAAGAAATCAGATTCGGAAGTTCTTAGTTGGTACAGAAAACAAAATTTTTATGATCCTCGAAGAGCTATGGCGATACGAGCATGGTTTAATAATGATTTAAAACTAGCGTCAGTTCTTTTGAACTACTTAAATTAA
- a CDS encoding ABC transporter permease, protein MNLRKYLKVYKKFLHTSLASELEYKTNILVDLITAILSLVGSIFLLSIFFQNSGYIGGWKFEQALIIQAIYTILNGITNTWFNPNLTEIVKHIREGTLDFVLLKPIDSQFFISLKKINPSGFLEIMLGFLLLFFCMRINQINLNLSFLTLSLITISCSICILYSLWFFISTTTIWFVKTWNAIEVLRSFLYIGRFPLSSFSFSLRIFFSVFIPIAFLTTIPSEVFLGLSVFWKILLEIIVATIFLINSRKFWLFALKFYSSASS, encoded by the coding sequence ATGAATTTAAGAAAATATCTAAAAGTTTATAAAAAATTCTTACATACTTCTTTAGCTTCTGAATTGGAGTATAAGACAAACATATTAGTTGATTTAATTACTGCAATTTTAAGTTTAGTAGGGAGTATTTTTCTATTATCTATTTTCTTTCAAAATAGTGGATATATTGGAGGTTGGAAATTTGAACAGGCACTAATAATCCAAGCTATTTATACAATTTTGAATGGGATAACAAATACATGGTTCAATCCTAATCTTACAGAAATAGTTAAACATATAAGAGAAGGAACATTAGACTTCGTACTTTTAAAACCTATTGATAGTCAATTTTTTATTTCATTAAAAAAAATAAATCCATCTGGATTTTTAGAAATAATGCTTGGATTTTTATTGTTGTTCTTCTGCATGAGAATAAATCAAATTAATTTAAATTTAAGTTTTCTGACCCTATCCTTGATTACTATAAGTTGCTCGATTTGTATTTTATATAGCTTATGGTTTTTTATCTCTACTACTACTATTTGGTTTGTTAAGACTTGGAATGCAATAGAAGTATTAAGATCATTCCTTTATATTGGAAGATTTCCTCTAAGTTCATTTTCATTTTCTTTAAGAATATTTTTTAGTGTTTTTATTCCTATTGCTTTTTTAACTACAATTCCTTCTGAAGTTTTTCTAGGACTTTCTGTATTTTGGAAAATATTGCTTGAAATTATTGTGGCGACAATATTTCTTATTAATTCAAGAAAGTTCTGGTTATTTGCATTAAAATTCTATTCATCAGCCTCTAGTTAA
- a CDS encoding GNAT family N-acetyltransferase — protein MNLRQITIKDQLELKKVYFDSIQSLDEKIYSQEQKRAWSSQAWNNPNFNKSIVKGKGWLITKKGIIIAFATRYPNDRIALFYCKGIFQRKGYGSKLLHKLEDEAKKEGLDSLYTEASLISYELFLKNEWEIIRKEKVIINNIFFERYKMTKTIKIN, from the coding sequence ATGAATTTAAGACAAATCACTATTAAAGATCAACTGGAATTAAAGAAGGTTTATTTTGATTCAATTCAATCTTTAGATGAAAAAATTTATAGTCAAGAACAAAAAAGAGCTTGGTCAAGCCAAGCTTGGAATAACCCAAATTTTAATAAGTCAATAGTTAAAGGGAAAGGATGGCTTATAACTAAAAAAGGAATTATTATTGCTTTTGCCACAAGATATCCCAACGATAGAATTGCTCTATTTTACTGTAAAGGTATATTTCAAAGAAAAGGATACGGCTCTAAATTACTTCATAAATTAGAAGATGAAGCAAAGAAAGAAGGTTTAGATTCTCTTTATACTGAAGCGAGCTTAATAAGTTATGAATTATTTCTTAAAAATGAATGGGAAATTATACGTAAAGAAAAAGTCATTATAAATAACATTTTTTTTGAAAGATATAAAATGACTAAAACTATAAAAATTAATTAA
- a CDS encoding phosphoribosyltransferase: MISYFTWREFDESVEQIANKCRFKDFSGIYGVPRGGLCLAVALSHKLKIKLISEPLKNSLIVDDVYETGLTLTNFKDIEGAMFFVLFSKIKPTWWNTVFISKKSQWIVFPWENTLTAKSDCEDYIRKRGLS; encoded by the coding sequence ATGATAAGTTATTTTACTTGGAGAGAATTTGATGAGAGCGTAGAACAAATAGCTAATAAATGCAGGTTTAAGGACTTTTCTGGAATATATGGAGTTCCTCGTGGTGGCTTATGTCTTGCTGTAGCACTAAGCCATAAATTAAAAATTAAATTAATTTCAGAACCACTAAAAAATTCACTAATAGTAGATGATGTTTATGAAACCGGTCTTACATTAACGAACTTCAAGGATATTGAAGGAGCAATGTTTTTTGTATTATTTAGTAAAATCAAACCTACATGGTGGAATACAGTATTTATATCTAAAAAAAGCCAATGGATAGTTTTCCCTTGGGAAAATACTTTAACTGCAAAAAGTGACTGCGAAGATTACATCAGAAAAAGAGGTTTGAGTTGA
- a CDS encoding DUF3303 domain-containing protein, with the protein MQLFLADCQFPDIENQVKAYQLFVEAWENGEIAKSDKTDKFEMLFRVHAPGEGRVVCLCKAESDKEIFEHFAPWRAKFGIHMEFTPVISCQNVVDYHKDLFKTLG; encoded by the coding sequence ATGCAATTATTTCTTGCTGACTGCCAATTCCCAGATATTGAGAATCAAGTGAAAGCTTATCAATTATTTGTAGAAGCATGGGAAAATGGTGAAATTGCAAAATCAGATAAAACGGACAAATTTGAGATGCTATTTAGAGTTCATGCTCCAGGGGAGGGTAGAGTAGTTTGTTTATGTAAGGCAGAGAGTGATAAAGAAATTTTCGAGCATTTTGCTCCATGGAGAGCCAAATTTGGCATTCATATGGAATTTACACCTGTAATAAGTTGTCAAAATGTTGTTGATTACCATAAAGATTTGTTCAAAACATTAGGGTAA
- a CDS encoding sulfite exporter TauE/SafE family protein — protein MLYLLTILLGNFDHSLFKSTYIFLISFFSNTFSAISGGGAGLLQLPALILSGVPYYQALASHKLATVALGIGGSLRNYKSLGNDISVAWQILIFGLPGVIFGASVVEYISEKYLYLILGIISILLAFYSFLKPDLGMSSGSKKLNFVHKIRFLIFIFLIGILNGSISSGTGLLVTILLIKTFEMDFLRAISMTFFTVGIFWNFIGAVSLARIGSVPFNLLIVLIIGSFTGGYFGAHLSKLNGNTLIKKTFITVCILVGISLLFKSIKSFL, from the coding sequence ATGCTTTATTTATTAACAATATTATTAGGAAATTTTGATCATTCTTTATTTAAAAGTACTTATATCTTTTTGATATCGTTTTTTTCTAATACGTTCTCAGCGATTTCTGGAGGAGGAGCAGGATTATTACAATTGCCAGCATTGATTTTATCTGGAGTTCCTTATTATCAGGCTCTGGCTAGTCATAAATTAGCAACAGTAGCACTAGGAATAGGAGGTTCCTTAAGAAATTACAAATCTTTAGGTAATGATATAAGTGTTGCTTGGCAAATTTTAATTTTTGGTTTACCAGGAGTAATTTTTGGGGCTTCTGTAGTTGAATATATATCAGAAAAGTACTTGTACTTAATTTTAGGAATAATATCCATATTATTAGCTTTTTACTCATTCCTTAAACCAGATTTAGGTATGTCATCTGGTAGTAAAAAGCTTAATTTTGTTCATAAAATTAGATTTTTAATTTTTATTTTTCTTATAGGTATATTAAATGGTTCTATTTCTTCAGGAACTGGATTGCTCGTAACAATACTTTTAATAAAAACTTTTGAAATGGATTTTCTTAGAGCTATAAGTATGACATTCTTTACTGTTGGGATTTTTTGGAATTTTATTGGAGCAGTTTCTTTGGCAAGAATAGGATCGGTTCCATTTAATTTATTGATAGTTTTAATAATTGGTTCCTTTACAGGAGGATATTTCGGAGCTCACCTATCAAAATTAAATGGGAATACTCTAATTAAGAAAACTTTTATAACAGTTTGTATTTTGGTTGGTATTAGCTTATTGTTTAAATCCATAAAAAGCTTTTTATAA
- a CDS encoding peptidase E, translated as MPSKNIVAIGGGGFGRSLGSLEIEKYIVSLSNKKRPKICFIPTASGDSSLYKLNFYRAFSKLDCITSHIDFFSRTENLEEKVLTQDIIYVGGGNTKSMLAVWKEWNLHIILRNAYEKGIVMSGVSAGAICWFDKGITDSYANELAIIDCLGIVEGIACPHFDEEKEREPYVNDVIQREIIESCICIEGNCALHIKNDIDYSTIDFGNGRNCFRVARENNLVKKEIL; from the coding sequence ATGCCTAGTAAAAATATAGTCGCAATTGGGGGAGGAGGATTTGGACGTTCATTAGGCTCACTTGAAATTGAAAAATATATTGTTTCTCTAAGTAATAAAAAAAGACCTAAAATTTGCTTTATTCCAACAGCATCTGGCGATAGTAGTTTGTACAAACTAAATTTTTATAGAGCATTTTCTAAACTTGATTGTATAACAAGCCATATTGATTTCTTCTCTAGAACAGAAAACTTAGAAGAGAAAGTTTTAACTCAAGACATCATTTATGTTGGCGGAGGAAATACAAAAAGTATGTTAGCTGTTTGGAAAGAATGGAATTTACATATAATTTTGCGAAATGCTTACGAAAAAGGAATTGTAATGAGTGGTGTAAGTGCTGGGGCTATTTGTTGGTTTGATAAAGGTATAACTGATTCATATGCTAATGAATTAGCCATAATTGATTGCTTAGGCATAGTTGAAGGTATTGCATGCCCGCATTTCGATGAAGAGAAAGAGAGGGAGCCTTACGTTAATGATGTTATTCAGAGAGAAATTATTGAATCTTGTATATGTATTGAGGGCAATTGTGCCTTGCATATTAAAAATGATATTGACTATTCCACAATTGATTTTGGTAATGGTAGAAACTGCTTTAGAGTTGCAAGGGAAAATAATCTTGTAAAGAAAGAAATTCTTTGA
- a CDS encoding helix-hairpin-helix domain-containing protein has protein sequence MISKFLSKLKSILFKSEVISETPLKKEKKVAKSAKSAKAKTKTKTKSKTKTKAVNSKKNIETLTTLPGVGAKSAKALYEAGFKTTKAVIAADEKDLLAVSGVGINFVKKLKKLK, from the coding sequence ATGATTTCTAAATTTCTCAGCAAACTAAAATCAATTTTATTTAAAAGTGAAGTAATTTCTGAAACTCCTTTAAAGAAAGAAAAAAAAGTAGCAAAGTCAGCAAAGTCTGCAAAAGCAAAAACAAAAACAAAAACAAAATCAAAAACAAAAACCAAAGCAGTAAATTCTAAGAAAAATATTGAAACTTTGACTACACTTCCAGGTGTTGGAGCAAAAAGCGCAAAAGCTTTGTATGAGGCTGGATTTAAAACAACAAAGGCAGTTATCGCTGCAGATGAAAAAGATCTTCTTGCTGTGTCAGGAGTTGGAATAAATTTTGTTAAGAAGCTTAAAAAGCTTAAGTAG
- a CDS encoding NAD(P)-binding protein, with amino-acid sequence MKSDVTYDLLIIGGGISACVFASKYLKNNITKKVGLIEIGRGLGGRSSTRISKKYEGWKLNHGSPNFNISNSKNNLLLKRYIDELLENKYIKIDDSEIFFLNEDSKLETIKKSEFSCGVNYLSLDSMSDLSKKIIESNNFKEEIDFFFETLIVDMKFNDKEWLLTSKNGVKFKSKYLICSTNLLLHKRSLKILNVNQIPLRKAIPINSDKKIDLLLNFLEEQTFIPRLTFLIYTNKKYSYKDYYSKKQRYFYLKNNLEKKYRFERIIFQLQDNNKLGIVVHSKNAELINSYISAKDEEVFKQKIIKNFNKLFEKNSLVNKLTFDEKISIMKWRASQPSGLAVPLSLQLSRKYKIGFCGDWFEGDGFGRIEGSILSALILEKKIKDLIK; translated from the coding sequence ATGAAAAGTGATGTTACATATGACTTATTAATAATAGGTGGAGGTATATCTGCTTGTGTTTTCGCTTCGAAGTATCTGAAAAATAATATTACAAAAAAAGTTGGATTAATTGAAATTGGTCGTGGACTTGGAGGGAGATCCAGTACAAGAATAAGCAAAAAATATGAAGGATGGAAACTAAATCATGGTTCTCCAAATTTTAATATATCTAACAGTAAAAATAATCTTCTATTAAAAAGGTATATTGATGAATTATTGGAAAATAAATATATAAAAATTGACGACTCAGAAATATTTTTTTTAAATGAAGATTCTAAATTAGAAACCATAAAAAAATCTGAATTTTCTTGCGGGGTTAATTATTTATCTTTAGATTCCATGAGTGATTTATCGAAAAAGATAATTGAGTCAAATAATTTTAAAGAGGAAATTGATTTTTTCTTTGAAACCTTAATAGTAGATATGAAGTTTAATGATAAGGAATGGTTACTAACATCTAAAAATGGCGTCAAATTCAAGTCTAAATATCTAATTTGTTCAACTAATTTGTTGTTACATAAGAGGTCTTTAAAAATATTAAACGTAAATCAAATTCCATTAAGAAAAGCAATTCCTATTAATAGTGATAAAAAAATAGATTTACTATTAAATTTCTTAGAAGAACAAACATTTATTCCCAGGTTAACTTTTCTAATTTATACAAATAAAAAATATAGTTATAAAGATTATTATTCTAAAAAACAAAGGTATTTTTATTTAAAAAATAATTTAGAAAAAAAATATAGATTTGAAAGAATTATTTTTCAGCTGCAAGATAATAATAAATTAGGAATTGTAGTACATTCAAAAAATGCAGAGTTAATTAATTCTTATATTAGTGCAAAAGATGAAGAAGTTTTTAAACAAAAAATAATTAAAAATTTCAATAAATTGTTTGAAAAGAATTCCTTAGTAAATAAATTAACTTTTGATGAAAAAATATCTATTATGAAATGGAGAGCTTCACAGCCTTCTGGCCTTGCCGTACCATTATCTTTACAACTTAGTAGAAAATATAAAATTGGATTTTGCGGAGACTGGTTTGAAGGAGATGGATTTGGCAGAATTGAAGGTTCAATTTTAAGTGCTTTAATATTAGAAAAAAAAATTAAAGACTTAATTAAATAA
- a CDS encoding nucleoside 2-deoxyribosyltransferase, whose amino-acid sequence MSKKLYLANPYGFSKQTKTLLDEFIEIFNDLNIEVFEPFERAKLLTQQNSQWAYEVAKSNFNDLKECDCIFAIVNGNPPDEGVMIELGIAIALKKEIFLFRDDFRNCSDSDQYPLNLMLFLGLPKDNWEKYYFESLQDIKSNKKRFMEWAKN is encoded by the coding sequence TTGAGTAAGAAATTATATTTGGCAAATCCATATGGATTTTCAAAACAAACTAAAACACTTTTAGATGAATTTATTGAAATCTTCAATGATTTAAATATAGAAGTATTTGAACCTTTTGAGAGAGCAAAACTATTAACACAACAAAACAGTCAATGGGCATATGAAGTTGCAAAAAGTAATTTCAATGATTTAAAAGAATGTGATTGTATTTTTGCGATTGTTAATGGAAATCCTCCAGATGAAGGTGTAATGATTGAATTGGGTATCGCAATTGCTCTAAAAAAGGAAATCTTTCTATTCAGGGATGATTTTAGAAATTGTTCTGATAGCGATCAATATCCATTAAATCTAATGTTATTTCTTGGCCTGCCTAAAGATAATTGGGAAAAATATTATTTTGAATCATTACAAGACATAAAAAGTAATAAAAAAAGATTTATGGAGTGGGCAAAAAATTAG
- a CDS encoding uridine kinase family protein yields MKLIFISGPSGSGKTTLSNKIIKKNKNGFVLSTDNYYKTGLLSKLLPKFIEGFFDRSISFNNELFKKDFDFIYKNGISICDRYYNFEKKTIKNILNETNNISFLIVEGIFAKELSNTLNIKDYIFLEIKTKKNECMKRVLQRDIKERGKDKKQAENDFLKSWSIYYEKFKPDSIKNNTNKFIIEKNTDIDNILKKLFN; encoded by the coding sequence ATGAAGCTTATTTTTATAAGTGGACCTTCTGGAAGCGGGAAAACAACTTTATCAAATAAAATAATAAAAAAAAATAAAAATGGTTTCGTGTTAAGTACCGACAATTACTATAAGACAGGGTTATTAAGTAAATTACTACCTAAATTTATAGAAGGTTTTTTTGATAGAAGTATTAGTTTTAATAACGAACTATTCAAAAAAGATTTTGATTTTATTTATAAGAATGGAATTTCAATCTGTGATCGTTATTATAATTTCGAAAAGAAAACAATTAAAAATATCTTAAACGAAACAAATAATATTAGTTTTTTAATTGTTGAGGGTATATTTGCTAAAGAATTATCAAACACTTTAAATATTAAGGATTATATTTTTTTAGAAATAAAAACTAAAAAAAATGAGTGTATGAAAAGAGTTTTACAAAGAGATATAAAAGAAAGGGGGAAGGATAAAAAACAAGCTGAGAATGACTTCTTAAAATCATGGAGTATTTATTATGAAAAATTCAAACCTGATAGCATAAAAAATAATACAAATAAATTCATTATTGAAAAAAACACTGACATAGATAACATTCTGAAAAAATTATTTAATTAA
- a CDS encoding MBL fold metallo-hydrolase, translated as MAFEATYLGSNGWFIKFKKTNLIIDPWLKGDLIFPPGEWFFKGSLEEEISIDKNIDIILLTQGLPDHCHVPTLEMFRKDIPIICPKSAVETLKKISFNSIKVLKPTEKTNLLNLSFEATAGAPVPQIENGYIVKDDQDNGFYIEPHGYLDENLNNQSLDAVITPTKNLELPIVGSFVKGADIIPKLINKFNPKYILSSTIGGDAKYSGFLNNFISVQDYEEELDCKLVDLKSMQSIMI; from the coding sequence ATGGCTTTTGAAGCGACCTACCTTGGTTCAAATGGTTGGTTTATAAAATTTAAAAAAACCAATTTAATTATTGATCCTTGGCTAAAAGGAGATTTAATATTTCCTCCTGGTGAGTGGTTTTTTAAAGGATCATTAGAAGAAGAAATTTCAATAGATAAAAATATAGATATTATTTTATTAACCCAAGGATTACCTGACCACTGTCATGTTCCAACATTAGAAATGTTCAGGAAGGATATTCCTATAATTTGCCCTAAAAGTGCTGTTGAAACATTAAAAAAAATTAGTTTTAATTCAATTAAAGTGCTTAAGCCAACTGAAAAGACAAACCTTCTTAATTTAAGTTTTGAAGCAACTGCTGGGGCTCCAGTGCCACAAATAGAAAACGGATATATTGTTAAAGACGATCAAGATAATGGGTTTTATATAGAACCCCATGGATATCTTGATGAAAATTTAAACAATCAAAGTCTTGATGCAGTAATTACTCCTACAAAAAATTTAGAATTACCCATAGTTGGTTCTTTTGTAAAAGGTGCTGATATAATCCCTAAATTGATTAACAAATTCAATCCAAAATATATACTTTCAAGCACCATAGGCGGAGATGCAAAATATTCAGGTTTTTTAAATAATTTTATTTCAGTTCAGGATTATGAAGAGGAATTAGATTGTAAGCTTGTAGATCTAAAAAGTATGCAATCTATTATGATTTAA
- a CDS encoding DCC1-like thiol-disulfide oxidoreductase family protein translates to MTSNYTFIYDGECPFCNHFAELLEIRSKLNNIKVLDGRKNLTLIKSLLDKGYDLDKGAILLKDEDIFHGADAINTICKQINNPSSSLLLLLSRVFKSNKRTNLIFPLLVRARRLALISKGISISLV, encoded by the coding sequence ATGACTTCCAACTATACCTTTATTTATGATGGAGAATGCCCATTCTGCAATCATTTTGCTGAGCTCCTTGAGATCAGAAGCAAATTAAATAATATTAAAGTTCTTGATGGTCGTAAAAATCTAACCCTGATTAAATCCCTCCTAGATAAAGGTTATGACCTAGATAAAGGAGCTATTCTCCTGAAAGATGAAGATATCTTTCATGGGGCAGATGCAATTAATACTATTTGCAAACAGATAAATAATCCTTCAAGTAGTTTACTTTTGTTACTTTCTAGAGTGTTTAAATCTAATAAACGAACAAATTTGATATTTCCTTTACTAGTAAGAGCAAGAAGATTGGCATTGATATCAAAAGGTATATCAATATCCCTAGTTTAA
- the rpsU gene encoding 30S ribosomal protein S21 yields MTQVTVGENEGIESALRRFKRQVSKSGIFADLKRLRHHETPIEKYKRKLQQRRKARRR; encoded by the coding sequence TTGACACAAGTTACAGTTGGAGAGAACGAGGGGATTGAGTCAGCCCTCAGAAGATTTAAAAGACAAGTATCTAAGTCGGGAATCTTTGCAGATTTAAAAAGACTTAGACATCACGAAACTCCTATTGAAAAATATAAAAGAAAGTTGCAACAGAGAAGAAAAGCAAGAAGAAGATAG
- the pepN gene encoding aminopeptidase N: MNNPKTQNNISRYVKLEDYKVFDYEIPEIFLDFVIKKNVVNVTTKLKLVKKNKNTRNLILDGTDILIKKIFIDDSLLGKEYYKQQKNNLKIENINKDNFLLKIEGIIKPKENTSLLGMYESNGIITTQCEAEGFRRISFHSDRPDILSKYTVRIEADKNDYPVLLSNGNVVKENNLANNRHEIIWEDPYPKPSYLFALVAGNLNCVKNNFITKSNKKVEINIYVEYGDEKYVQHAISSLKKSMKWDEDKYNLEYDLSLFNIVAVRHFNMGAMENKSLNIFNSKLILANSETTTDEELERIEGVIAHEYFHNWTGNRVTCRDWFQLSLKEGLTVFRDQQFTADLHNHEIKRLDDAKFLRKNQFREDSGPTSHPVMPERYQEIDNFYTTTIYEKGAEIIRMLNKLVKDENFYRGFSNYISTYDGKAATIDQFVDKILEHNKEIDPEKFKIWYKQNGTPKIKFKRIWDQTGKKLTIEASQCNPIKNNPYNDLPLIIPINLAIFCGDNITIEKTVVLKTKKQEFIFRNVRSDIQMPLVTYFREFSSPVEWESDTTLDEKFLILKYEKDFFTLSNTVKVFYKKIILCRLDEKPDHKIENKLISTLISFIKNKDINLSLLSELLSIPTFAEIESEIENIDPLKIYKTIDELNHLFGTKLKEELRFKLQEIENNLDKVWPEGKNERKIIETIWKLLLSSDDREIKGKIINYVDSNSMTLAKAAMNSISRINCPERKIISNIFFNKWKNNSVVLDSWFSFNASIEIDEKTSSIEKLFENKFFDSKSPNTLRAILNTFVTKNSTFHAINGSGYKYIAKKIIEFDKLNPIVISRFVKVFSRYNYYSEPYKSNMIETIKQIKKNKLSKNTKEVLDAIID, translated from the coding sequence ATGAATAATCCAAAAACCCAAAATAATATTTCAAGATATGTGAAACTTGAAGATTACAAAGTTTTTGATTATGAAATTCCAGAAATCTTTTTGGACTTCGTAATTAAGAAAAATGTTGTGAATGTTACGACCAAACTAAAATTGGTAAAAAAAAATAAGAATACCAGAAATCTAATTCTAGATGGTACGGATATATTAATAAAAAAAATATTTATAGATGACTCACTACTGGGAAAGGAATACTACAAACAGCAAAAAAATAACTTAAAAATTGAAAATATAAACAAAGATAATTTTTTATTAAAAATAGAGGGAATAATTAAACCGAAGGAAAATACATCCCTTTTAGGAATGTATGAGAGCAATGGAATTATAACTACGCAATGTGAGGCTGAGGGATTTAGAAGAATAAGTTTTCACTCTGATAGGCCTGATATTCTAAGCAAATACACCGTGAGAATTGAGGCAGACAAGAATGATTACCCTGTCTTACTTTCAAATGGTAACGTCGTAAAAGAAAATAATCTTGCAAATAATCGACATGAAATAATTTGGGAAGACCCATATCCGAAGCCCTCATATCTATTTGCATTGGTAGCGGGGAACCTTAATTGTGTAAAAAACAATTTCATAACAAAATCGAATAAAAAAGTAGAAATAAATATTTATGTTGAGTATGGCGATGAAAAATATGTTCAACATGCAATAAGTTCCTTAAAGAAATCTATGAAGTGGGACGAGGATAAATATAACCTTGAATACGATTTGTCATTATTCAATATTGTTGCAGTCAGACACTTTAATATGGGAGCAATGGAAAATAAAAGTCTCAATATTTTCAACTCAAAACTAATACTCGCTAATTCTGAAACAACAACTGATGAAGAATTAGAAAGAATAGAGGGCGTGATCGCCCATGAATACTTCCATAATTGGACGGGGAATAGAGTGACTTGTAGAGATTGGTTTCAACTATCTCTAAAAGAAGGCTTAACAGTATTCAGAGATCAACAGTTCACAGCAGACCTTCATAATCATGAAATCAAGAGACTTGATGATGCGAAATTTCTTAGGAAAAATCAATTTAGAGAGGATTCTGGTCCAACATCACATCCTGTAATGCCAGAGAGATACCAAGAAATAGACAATTTCTATACGACCACGATTTACGAGAAAGGAGCAGAAATAATTAGAATGCTTAATAAGCTTGTAAAAGATGAAAATTTCTATAGAGGATTTAGTAATTACATCTCAACATATGATGGAAAGGCAGCAACAATAGACCAATTTGTCGATAAAATATTAGAGCATAATAAGGAAATCGATCCTGAAAAGTTTAAAATCTGGTACAAACAAAATGGGACCCCAAAAATAAAATTCAAGAGAATCTGGGATCAAACAGGCAAAAAACTTACAATTGAAGCCTCACAATGTAATCCAATAAAGAACAACCCATATAATGATTTACCACTAATAATTCCTATAAATCTGGCTATATTTTGCGGTGATAATATAACGATAGAAAAAACAGTTGTTTTAAAAACAAAAAAACAAGAATTCATTTTTAGGAATGTAAGATCTGACATTCAAATGCCTTTAGTAACTTATTTTCGCGAATTCTCTTCACCTGTTGAGTGGGAATCAGATACTACCTTGGATGAAAAATTTTTAATTTTAAAATATGAAAAAGATTTTTTTACACTATCTAATACTGTAAAAGTATTTTATAAAAAAATTATTTTATGCAGATTAGATGAAAAACCAGATCATAAAATTGAAAATAAATTAATAAGCACCTTAATATCATTTATAAAAAATAAAGATATTAATTTATCCCTTTTATCAGAATTACTAAGTATACCGACATTTGCTGAAATTGAATCGGAGATAGAAAATATAGACCCTTTAAAGATATATAAAACTATTGACGAATTAAATCATTTATTTGGTACCAAATTAAAAGAAGAATTACGTTTTAAGCTCCAAGAAATAGAGAATAATCTAGATAAAGTTTGGCCAGAAGGTAAAAATGAAAGAAAAATAATCGAAACTATTTGGAAACTACTCTTAAGCAGTGATGATAGGGAAATTAAAGGCAAAATAATTAATTATGTCGATAGTAATTCGATGACGTTAGCAAAAGCTGCAATGAATTCTATCAGTAGAATTAATTGTCCTGAAAGAAAAATTATTTCAAATATATTCTTCAATAAATGGAAAAATAATAGTGTCGTTTTGGATAGTTGGTTCTCATTTAATGCATCTATAGAAATTGATGAAAAAACAAGCAGCATTGAAAAATTGTTTGAAAACAAGTTTTTTGATTCAAAATCACCCAACACTTTAAGAGCTATATTAAATACATTCGTAACAAAAAATAGTACTTTTCATGCAATTAATGGTTCTGGTTATAAATATATTGCAAAAAAGATAATTGAATTTGATAAATTAAATCCAATAGTAATTTCCCGTTTTGTAAAAGTATTTAGTAGATATAATTATTATTCAGAACCTTACAAAAGTAATATGATAGAAACAATAAAGCAGATTAAAAAAAATAAACTATCAAAAAACACTAAAGAAGTATTAGATGCAATAATAGATTGA